The sequence below is a genomic window from Lolium perenne isolate Kyuss_39 chromosome 4, Kyuss_2.0, whole genome shotgun sequence.
taaatatgctaagctcaactaagtgtaacaatagcaactagagctaagcaagataggcacaagatatatgtagcacaagtgatagcaagatatatgtacttcaagcacaatggctatcacaaggaaagagagctcgggtatagaaataaccgaggcacgcggagacgaggatgtattcccgtgttcccttcctttgcaagaaggtacgtcacgtttggaggagtggaggtcccacgaaggattccccgcgccacgaaggctcatcctattctccgaaccacacccacgaaggataatggccctttccttatggttagcttttcctccgctccggagatggcaagctccacaaccacttcacaagctccacgaaggagaagtccgggcctcttcacaatcttcttgaagagatcaccggagcaccaaccgccaagccaactaggaggtcttcctccaagagtaacaagctcacggtctctcactcgaactaatcatggtggagagctcaacactatgcaatgatgcaaagcaagaacactagaggtgttcaagtccttcattctcaaatcccacccaagcaacaaatgctaagatgagattggagaggaagaacaatggggaaagtcaacaaaagactccaagatctagatcccaagagttcccctcacttagaggagaaatggattggtggaagtgcagatctagatctcctctcttagatccctcaagaatgggcaagaatcatggggggaatcaagaggggaagcaagttcttccaagaccaacaatggaggtgaagaaaggggaagaagcCCTTATCTCAAGGTGGGAGAAAGCTATTTATAGCAAGGGAGAGAGAAACGGCCGTTGGGGAAAAAACACACTTAAAATCacagaaaaacgggcagaaaaaaacagcccagccggttgccaggccggccgaccggactgGACACTGAGGAGCCCAGCAGGGCGTCCGGTTaggccggcccaccgaccgggcggGATAGCGAGTGCGCACAGGTGGCAGATAGCAAGGCCGCGTGGGGGAGAGCGAGCGGGCCACGCGGGGCGAGGAAAAAGGCCCGGCCCGGCCAGGAGACCGGTCGGCCGGGCGGTGCGCCGAGCGGGCCGGTCGGTGGCCGGCCACTGGGCCGAACCAGGCCGCGAAGCCCATAGAATGCCGCACCGGATggcggccgggtgggccggcgcttgGCCCGGCAGGCCGAGCGGCCAGCCGGCAGCCTCcccatttttttctttttcttttctttttcttcttttactcttttccctttttctttaataactagtgctcccgaactccgattcgaatgaaaccaattttgtttggaagataacaacaaatgctatctaatagaaagtgaaaactcaagaaactgtaagaggggattttatcatgaatataaaaggtagaaccttatatcatgaataaccggtaaaatcacccaacctcgaaaacgcaatagaagatgcatgcaaactccgttttcgatgaactcgggcttgttgtaaagctagaaacaagctcaagaacttaacaccgagaaacaccaagaagcaataggaatatgcaaagtatgcaaaggattgagctccctaagacgaagtgatcgagttactcaaccgaaagcccctcttaatagtgcggctatctatcctataatccggtctcccatcaaccaccttgagaccggtaaaaggaaaacctatcaaggtcatacatttgtcttgcgcatcccgcttgatcttgatgataactcttcaagctctacacaagccggaatgccacaacttgatcattgttgctttgtgaagactcacaaatgctcccccatacactatgatgggaaagcttcgttgatgcacatcttcacaagtccattatcaccaaatggacggcaagcttcaagcatgtgatccacttgagatgctcatcttgaacttgcccaactcaaccttgtatcttctcatactctcataagatagagcatggctaatattgagttccacataagaactccatcttcatttcttgttCTTGATCATAtctcatatatgtcttcaaatcgatgatcttgatgccaatacacaagatgtatctttatttacatggcatccatacttgaatccaacacatggaatacaagtagaacctatggaatattccttcatataaactcaatgaaaatattagtccataggggttgtcattaattgccaaaaccacacataggggcaatgtacccttacaataagCCGCCGGGGTCACCGACTGGTGGGCCCAAGGGAGATGAGCAGGCGAGCATCCGGACGCGGCCGGACGccacgtgccatccgcggccacgcaaacctggcccagatTTGGGTCGGGTTTACGTCGTTTCAGACGCCGCGTTCATCCGCATTTGTGGGGCGTGCCCGCGTTGGACCGCATTTTTGTCCGgttggacccatccggacgcgcgggcgcgggatgggtgcgttggagatgcccttactcccactatgagcagtctcacATTTGCTTTTCATGCTCTTTTTATTAATAATTTATTAATAAGTAGGTAGGCTTCTCAAACCGCAATGCCCAGAGCTAGTCTAAATATAAAACCTACTGAAAACTAGTAAACATGCGCATTGTTGGATGTCTCTACCGCGCACTTCTTATTAGAGCATGTTCAGTCGCGTCTCCCAAACCATCCCCTAAACGGCGCCAGATTAAGTGTTTGGGGGACGtgctttgttcgtgccgcgtttggggacatcgctccccagtcgcgttccccaaatgcactccccaaatgaatatttagtgcacgaaaataaatgttttcatttaaatttgattatatattacaaagtttgaatgaaaacggctagatttcatctaagcCCTAGGCTACTGACCGCCCGACGGTGCGTTCGACGGTCCTGcctcgtcgtcgcctcccctccgcCGAAGCTCCTGCTGCGCTCGCCGCCTCTCCACAAGCCCGTGCTGCTGCCGCTCTTCCTGGGCGGCGGCGGAGATGTTGAACTGCGaatccggtggtggaggtggtggtggaggagacggcggtggagggaactgGCCATCGCGGGGGCGGTTCATCATTGCgcagtggtggtggaggagacggcagtggagcgacgagggcttgTGGCGGGGAAAGGGGTGCCGGTGGCTGTGGTGGCTGCCATTGAGCCGGGAGGGCCTTTTATAGACGTCGAcaccgggaagaaagcgcgggaagaggcgagaagcagcgggaagaaagcgggaagaaagcgcgggaacgcgcggtggcgtgcaaacgccggcgacgcgtggaggctgcgcagcaccgacgagacgtctcgcctgcccctccgtcgccattaaggcaaagctgcGACGCTTCGGTCGTGTGTCACTGCGCTCGAATAACTTCCGCCGCGAGGTAGGCAACGGTTAGGTCCAAAACTGAATGTGTCGCCGACGTGTCAGCCccaccactccccgcctcgcatttcgttgtgtccggcgtgcctggagcgtcccctgtggggcggggacaggctcgggcgccggacaccgtatcggataGCGCCGGATAAAAAACGGGTTTGGAGAACGCGACTGGGAATGTTTTTTTTTTGtctggcgcgccccaaatccctttaggggacggtttggggatgtgactggagatgctcttaagctGAACTTCACAAAGCTTTCATACCAAAAGCTCCAAAATCATGAGCTACAATATTCCATGATTTTAATTTGCGGAATTTGATCTTTGGCCAAATTGACTTGCGTTCTATTACCCCCCTCAAGAGTTTACCTATAGATAGGGCGGTTCCTAAAAAAGGAACTAAAATTGTAGGATAATCACTTCATTTTCAATCAAATTCTAAGACAGCCTTGTCCACGACATGGTTCGGATGTATCTTCTGGAATGGAGAAGTATCATCAACTCCACCACATGTCTGAATGGCTAAGAGGAGATGATGAACatatttgtgtgtttttgatgtaCGTATAGTTTCATGTAGAAAAGGTCTAATTAGTATTTTATAAAAAAAGTAGTATTGTGGAAAGCATTTTTATATAGCACGATCGACGTAACCCCCTAATTGTTAGCCATGGCACTGGAATTGTTATAGCTGAATAAAGCTCTCAGTTTTTTCCTGGGAAAACATATATAGCACCAAGCTTGGTCTTTTGCACACATCGCGAAAATTGTATGTTATTCCTGAACATTTGTTGTGTGGCTCTAGATGTGCATGTTTTAATATATTAAATATGATGAAACTATTATACTACTTCATGATactggaaattcaattcggctcccaggTGCGTATGCttcctctaccaaaaaatcatattttgaaatatcgaaaaatttggacaaaaaattctacatgtacattttCGGAATATATGTGCTTtcatcaagtttcacgaaaaaataatattttttatggtctatataaaaaggagaaagtttatcttatgaaaagcattatttttagtactagattttatcttttttaaacatgtcacatgataagtcgattttttatgaaacgatttTGTGAGCGcggagcacgtgaagatgtacgtgcgaattttttgtttcaattttttttgaaatttgaaatatgtgtaagatgcatttcaaaatataggaagcatatgcacccatgttccaaaacaccactcccctcATGATACTATGTATTGTAAAGATGATATAATCATAAAGAATGGAGAAACTAGTACTCCTTCCATCCCAGAATGTAAGGTATCTAAGGACTGATCAAAAGTTAAACTTTACTAACTTTaaccaaatatttagaaaaatatatttacatctacaatatcaaatgaacatattaagaaaatatattttatggtgactctattcatgttgattcagtactataaatgtttatatatttgtgtataaatttggtcaaacttaaaaaacGTTGACTTTTTACTAATTTTTAGATGCCTTATATTTTGAAATGGAGTATCATATACATAGTACTAGTACTACTAGTGTATGATGTTTTTCATTGTAAATAATGTTAGCTTGTGAGAGCAACTTCGATTGAAACTGCCTTGGGTGCCACAGCTGCAAAAACAACAATGACATCGGACTCTAGTCGACTAGTCCAAAACCCATTTTGCACACTGCACTACATCCATTAAGGCAAACGTTTACGTGCAAAACACCTTCACTTGCCAAACCAGGATTGCGATGTGGTAGATAAGACCAGATCTATTTTCAAATACAACTCTTTTTCTTCTAGAATTCGATGTGGGGACAAGTTTTGTAGGATCCATAGTAGATAAGGAGTAATGGACTTTTCTTTAGCGTGCGGAGAATCTGAACTTCTTTGCCTTGATCGGCGAGCTTCCTACCATGAGAAGCGTAACAAAAGGAAATCTACTTATCAATTAGTAAATATTTCATCTTTAAAAGAAGGGAATTACTTAGCAAACATATTTTCTTGACATTTAGTTCGACTATGCGTGAAGGCGATTAGAGCAACATGTATGACATCGTCCGGTCAGACGAGCAAGCGTGGCCGCACAACCAATCTTaaaaaaaatatttcctttggtcctttttaattgacttgaATTTAGTAGaaagttgtactaaatttgaATCAGTTAAAAGAGATCGGAGGAATATTTTAGAAAACGGGTAGAGCATTTTCTAAGATCAAAATTGGCTAACATAATCCCCTAACCTTCTACTAATCTGTTTTGCAGTCCCATTTTACCATGTTGAGACAAATTAGAAACCTACTTTTACATTGTAATCAGTGCTCGATCTGAATTTTCAATTAGTAAATATTTTAGTTTTAAAAACAATTATTTTCTATTATTTAAATTAGTTGTCATAGATTTAGATAAAATTTCGTTTCATCAAACATGTAGAGAATTTGTCGAAATTAAACATATCTAGACACTGAATAgtatagatatatccaaactttaacaaatcttaaacaactttTATGAAACGGAGGGAGCATTATCCATGTTCATTGCGACAACAAATTTGGATAAAACTAGCATGGTTGTCAGTATCGCGATACATATCCTATTGTCTTACAATACTAAGATCCTATTGGATTGAAATGATATGTATCGTGTTGTGTATCCTAATTAGGTGGTATCGTCGTTAGAATACGATACCATGCCTTAAATCAGTAGTATCTCGATACTTCTACGTCAGATGATACCACACATAAGTTAAAACTAATTAAATAATAATTAATTAAATAGTATAGATATATCCCaggtgaccgaccgggaagtgGTTTCCAGGGTGCGCACGAGTGAGGAAAAACTGCGCAGGAAAGACATGTGTTGGTTCGTAGGGCTAGTCTAGAGATCCTATAGAGATCCTAGAGAGCTGCCAGGGGTAACAGACCCGGCTGGGGTGGTCGGGGTGTTACAAGGAGCGAGCCTTATAAGCAGGTAATAGCTTAACACATAAattgattttattttgaaaagtaGAAATCTCATAGTATCATTATACGATTCTATGATACCATATTTTGTTGATGGAAAAACATAAATTGATACGATATTGTTGATGGAAAAACGATACTATACTTAGTATCGATACTGAAAACCTTGAAAACTAGTACGGAGTAGTAAATATTTTCAGAACATTTTTTTGTTcgcaagtagaggaagaagacaaCCGACCTGAGAATTCGTATACGACGGGCTATTTGCTGACACCGACACGCGGGCCATCTCGTCTCTGAGCGCGCAACGCAGCTCCTTGGCTCGTTATCTCAGCGAGCACCGCAGGCGCAGCGCACACACGCGTCGCCCCCAAGCTCGCTCTTCCCGAATGGCCACCGTCGCCGCCCTTCTCCCGCTCCGGGCCGCCGCCTGCGCGGGCCACGCGCCGTTCCGGCTGTCCTCCGACGATGGGGCGCGGTTCCCCGGCCGGCTGGGGCAGCGCAGGCTGGTGGCGGGAGTCTGCCGCCCTCGGGAATCAGCAGGGTTCCGGGTGGAGGCtctcttcggcggcggcggaggagggggcCCCAAGGAGCCCATGGTGCCTCCGTACAATGTCATCATCACTGGCTCCACCAAAGGTGCTGTTTATGCTTCTTTTTTTTTGGCCCCCTCTTTGTGTTACGTGTTGCTTGGTTTACATGAAGGAATTGAATTATGGTGATCTGAATGCGTTTGCGGCATTCGTAATTAACAGGACAGCAATTGGCCGAAGTTGTTATAGGTGTCTAATGTTCTGTTGTAATGTTGGCCCTGCCAATAGTCATTTACTTGCACATATGACCAAAACGACAGAGAATGACTCTAGGTATAATGAATGGGCGCACTTGCCCTATTTAATGACATGAATGGAAGTTGAGCTTGAAGCTGTGCAAAAggattgatttgatatcctatTTCGGTCAGGAAACTGAGATAAAATGATACAGAGGCATACATAACTTGTGATAATTTGGTTCTGGTTAACATTTGTATGTCTTGCTCAGTAACCTCTGTATGTTCTTGAACAGGTATAGGATACGCGCTGGCAAGGAAGTTTCTGAACGCTGGTGATAATGTTGTAATCTGCTCAAGATCAGGTTAGAAAGAACTGGTTTTAGTTGTTCATTTTAGTGTTTTCATAAAAGAAATAGATATTCTTTTCATGTAGACTAAGATGCATGCCAAATTGATCGACATCTAACTCTTCCTGGACTATTCTAATTTTATCTTACAGATGGTACTCACTGTAGATGCTGTCCTTTAGATCACTGATCTTTCAAAAGCTTTTTCATGATTTTCTTAAATGGCAAACACATTAAATGTTTTAATGTTCCCGAGACAGTTTTGGAAAGAATGAAATGGACAACATGCAGGTTACGGTTGATACCAGCTTAGTCTTTCCTTGACATGCAGTCTATCCTCTACAGCTGAAAGGGTGGAGTCTGCAACCAGTGACCTGAAAAAGGAATTTGGAGAGCAGCATGTGTGGGTACCTACTTCTGAGCTACTTCGTTCTTATATCGGCATTGAAGCTACTTCAATATATTACAGTGCAACATATTCGATTTCATAATCTCAGTTGACGCCCTTTGTTTATCACAGGGAACTGTCTGTGATGTTAGAGAAGGAAAGGATGTGAAGGCACTTGTGGATTTTGCACGTGATAAGCTGGGCTATATTGATATTTGGGTACATAGCGACCCCTCCCTCACTAAATATTAACACATGCACTTCTATTCCTGTTTGCTATTTTTTGTGTTATGGTAACCACTATCTATGAAATAACATTGATGCTCACTGCATCATTCCCCATATTTGATAGTTAGGTGCTTAACATATGCAACTGTGTATGGAATAACTCCGTCCAATCTGCACTTCTTTGCCTGAAAATTGATATATCAACTTTACGTAACTGTTTAAACTTAATGCAATCAACTGAAAGATTCTTTCATGCCAAAAAAGAGCTCAAATTTCTTATGAATTATTTCCGTTGGTGCAGATTAACAATGCCGGATCAAATGCATATAGTTTCAAACCGTTGGTGGAAACCTCCGATGAGGCTCTCATGTAATTTTCAGTCTCTGTATTGGCAAGGCTTGAACAAGCACACCTTTATTCAGTTGTACTTTCAAGTGCCAATAATTATCAACCTTTTTGTTTGGTTTTATAGCGAGGTGATCACCACTAACACTCTTGGATTGATGCTATGTTGTCGTGAGGTATTACTTTCCACTCCATATTAGCCTTTTGTCCTATATTATGAGAACTATAAAGAATCATTTTCCCAACATTCATCGTCTTGTCATCTTACTGTTAGGCAATAAATATGATGTGGAGCCAACCTCGAGGTGGTCACATATTTAACATTGATGGTGCTGGCTCTGATGGAAGGCCTACCCCAAGGTAGCATTTCTGTTTGTTCTGTTGTGTAGTAAATGTGGAACGTTGTTTTTTTAATGCTGATAAGAGTATCTTTCGTCCCTCTCACATGAGTTTGTGTTGTACTTGACGTATTGAATTTGCACAGCCATATGGTAATATAGTTATTTAGATTAATGAAGGTGGGCAAAGCAAAATACTAAAGAGGCAAACTCTATCATCTTTTGGTGAATCATTAGTCTTGAAATCTTGGTAATAATGAATTTATGATTGATAATCACCAGGTTTGCCGCTTATGGTGCAACGAAGAGAAGTGTGGTGCACCTTACGAAGTCTCTACAGGTAGAGATAATATCTGTGGTGATATCATCTGAAATGATTAGCTTCTGTTCAAACATTTGCAATTAAGCATTCAGAAATGATGAACTATTTTTTGGAATGTAACTTCATGCAATTGTTGATTGCCTTAGAGGTACAAACATGCAACAGTACAATGTGATAACTGATTTTTATCAATATCAAAGCCGTATGAAATGCCCAAATAATTACTCATTAGTTATTACAGCAAACTAGTTTCTGGGACAATCTAAATTGTAATCATCCATTGAAATAGGCGATGCTATCCACTTGAACTTGAGGTTTTGACTCTTTTTTAGGTAAAGGTTTTAGTCCTTAAGGTGTTCTTCTAGAATACCATCATTTACTTCCCCCAAAAATAAATCATTTAAGTCTTTAATGGCGTGGATTTTTATGAAGAACTCATCTTACCCTTACATCTATTTCCCTTCCTTTGATTTTTTTTGCTAAGGTAGTGTTAGGTTAGGTCTCAACTTGCCTTATCAGAAATATCGTCGAGTAATAACATGATCTAATTGCAGGCTGAGTTGCAGATGAATGAAGTGAACAATGTCGTGGTGCACAATTTATCGGTATGTAGCTCTACCATTTCTTTCACTATCTTGTATAATCTGAACTCCCTAATTCTTCTCTTGCATAAAGATTATTAAATATTGGTGTAGTTTAACTAGTTTGTGAAAGGCTGTAAGGATTGGGCCATGGAATATGTGCATAAGTAAATTGCCTTTTGGCTCTGAGCTATTTATAACTCTTAAAAGGGCAGTTTTTGAATGAAAATAGACACTTCTAAAAATCTAAATACTTAATTAATTTGTGCAGCCTGGCATGGTCACCACTGAGCTTCTTATGTCTGGTGCTACCACAAAGCAAGTAAGAGATAAACATTCCCCCATTCGTGTTTTACCATTCTAGAATCAGATGATTCATAGTTACTAAAAATTGTACTGATGACAGGCAAAGTTTTTCATCAATATATTGGCTGAACCTCCTGAAGTGGTGAGAGCTCCGCCATTGTTCCTTTTTCCCAGAACAGTGTTACTTTCCTGAAAATTGCAATATGTCCTTTGACAAAGGGCCAAGTTAATCTTATATATTACTTGCACTAATGAAGTTCAAAATTTGTAATGTGAAGTGGGTTCGATCATGCATACATTTACATTGTCGACATTTTCTTCATATGATCTTCGCAGGGAAAACATGTTTTATTCATCTGTTTGTTTCAGTGTGAACATACATCAACAGTTATCAAATGTGTTAATCTGAGCAAAAATAGCTGATCTAATGACATGATATAAAATGAGAAAATTGTCTTTCATATTTTATAACTTATAGCTTACTTAGAAGCCTTACTCCATGATAGCCATGGTTGATTTGTATAGTGAAGGAGCTCTATGTTCATTTTGAAATTAATATGTAACTATATATTAATGATTACCTTTAATGTTATTTATGTACACCTTCTATTCATATTTTGTTTTATAACATGGGTAAACAATAATGATGTTGATTCACTGTTATATAATAGGTCGCGGATTACCTTGTTCCAAACATCAGAGCAATCCCTACCAACCAATCCATGAAGCCGACTTACATTCGCTTTCTTACAGGCTTGAGAGCCTACTCAAGAATTTTTTCAGTAAGAACTCCCTGAAATCCGGGACTGTCTTTTATTAATTTAATCTTGGACATCCCAAACTAATGGCAGTTTGCTTTAATAATCATTCTCCTTGATTTCATTTGCAGAGAATTGCCTTTGGTGCTCGTAGGAACAAGTATGTTACTGAGGATTAGTTATCTACTGGCATCCTCCAACCCAGAAGAAATTAGGAATATTCTTGTTATCGTCTATTAGAAGTTCATTCTTTTCCTGTAAAAATAGGCTGTATTACCGATGGCATCTCTAGAACACAGCGATGTACTCCTCTTATAAAAGAGACATGTAATTTGATTATCTCATTAAAGTTATTGTCATCGACTGAATCATTTATAGATCATGTGGTTTATGTGT
It includes:
- the LOC127293615 gene encoding chlorophyll(ide) b reductase NOL, chloroplastic; amino-acid sequence: MATVAALLPLRAAACAGHAPFRLSSDDGARFPGRLGQRRLVAGVCRPRESAGFRVEALFGGGGGGGPKEPMVPPYNVIITGSTKGIGYALARKFLNAGDNVVICSRSAERVESATSDLKKEFGEQHVWGTVCDVREGKDVKALVDFARDKLGYIDIWINNAGSNAYSFKPLVETSDEALIEVITTNTLGLMLCCREAINMMWSQPRGGHIFNIDGAGSDGRPTPRFAAYGATKRSVVHLTKSLQAELQMNEVNNVVVHNLSPGMVTTELLMSGATTKQAKFFINILAEPPEVVADYLVPNIRAIPTNQSMKPTYIRFLTGLRAYSRIFSRIAFGARRNKYVTED